One Rhizobium sp. NRK18 genomic window carries:
- a CDS encoding helix-turn-helix transcriptional regulator → MSTASETNTEVRILDLLKTSGPQTSEEAGHALGMTAPGAQQHFARLKARGLVVDEARRQGRGRPRKYWQLTEDGHGRFPDRHAELTVDLIGSVRSLFGTEGLDRLIAHRETESLNHYRDALRRQETLGEKIATLSALRSAEGYMADWRPVSADEYLFFENHCPICAAAKSCQGFCRSELEIFRAALGDGVTVEREEHIVTGARRCTYRISASKA, encoded by the coding sequence ATGTCAACGGCCAGCGAAACGAATACCGAAGTACGCATCCTCGACCTGTTGAAGACGTCGGGACCGCAGACGTCAGAGGAAGCCGGCCATGCGCTCGGCATGACGGCGCCGGGTGCGCAGCAGCATTTCGCCCGGCTGAAGGCCCGCGGCCTCGTGGTCGACGAGGCGCGTCGCCAGGGCCGCGGCCGGCCGCGCAAATACTGGCAGCTGACCGAAGACGGTCATGGCCGCTTCCCCGACCGGCATGCCGAGTTGACGGTCGATCTCATCGGCTCGGTCCGCTCGCTGTTCGGCACGGAAGGGCTCGACCGGCTGATCGCCCATCGCGAGACCGAGAGCCTCAACCACTACCGGGACGCGCTCAGGCGGCAGGAGACCTTGGGAGAGAAAATCGCGACGCTTTCGGCCCTGCGCTCCGCCGAAGGCTATATGGCGGACTGGCGGCCGGTTTCTGCGGACGAATACCTGTTCTTCGAGAACCATTGCCCGATCTGCGCCGCCGCGAAATCCTGCCAGGGCTTCTGTCGTTCGGAGCTGGAGATCTTTCGCGCAGCACTCGGCGACGGCGTCACCGTGGAGCGCGAGGAGCACATCGTCACCGGCGCGCGGCGCTGCACCTACCGGATCAGCGCTTCGAAAGCTTAG
- the lpxK gene encoding tetraacyldisaccharide 4'-kinase, whose translation MISEAPPFWWQKADWRAWGLYPFSYLYGVVAGARMRRTRRKSVPVPVLCVGNFTVGGAGKTPTAIALCRQAKTMGLKPGFLSRGYGGTIDVPTLVDPEHHLAAHVGDEPLLLTREAPTVISRNRIDGARILADMGIDLIIMDDGFQSARLAIDYALVVVDTMRGIGNGHMLPGGPVRAPLGQQLRMASALLVVGNGHGADHVIRRAARAGRPAYLAHSRPLPKPELAGRKVLAYAGIADPAKFFRTLEALGADICVRREFGDHQHLQDDEIADLLDHAEANGYLLATTSKDHVRLAGHHGRAHELAEKSHVVDIELVFDDQRAPGKIIDQTFVNFRKRRLAETEAERRAEMKKAEEAKKPSKLSKR comes from the coding sequence ATGATTTCGGAAGCGCCGCCCTTCTGGTGGCAAAAGGCGGACTGGCGCGCCTGGGGCCTCTATCCCTTTTCCTATCTCTACGGTGTCGTTGCCGGCGCGCGCATGCGCCGGACCAGGCGCAAGTCCGTTCCCGTACCCGTCCTCTGCGTCGGCAATTTCACGGTCGGCGGTGCCGGCAAGACGCCGACCGCGATCGCGCTCTGCCGGCAGGCAAAGACGATGGGGCTCAAGCCCGGTTTCCTCAGTCGCGGTTATGGCGGCACGATCGATGTCCCGACGCTTGTCGATCCCGAGCATCATCTGGCTGCCCATGTCGGTGACGAGCCCCTGTTGCTGACCCGCGAGGCGCCGACGGTCATTTCCCGCAACCGCATCGACGGTGCCCGTATCCTCGCCGACATGGGCATCGATCTCATCATCATGGATGACGGCTTCCAGAGCGCCCGACTGGCGATCGATTATGCCCTCGTCGTCGTCGACACAATGCGCGGCATCGGCAATGGCCACATGCTGCCGGGCGGGCCGGTGCGCGCGCCGCTCGGTCAGCAGTTGCGCATGGCGAGTGCCCTGCTGGTCGTCGGCAACGGCCACGGTGCCGATCATGTGATCCGCCGCGCCGCCCGTGCCGGCCGCCCGGCCTATCTTGCCCATTCGCGGCCGCTGCCGAAGCCAGAACTCGCCGGCAGGAAGGTGCTCGCCTATGCCGGCATCGCCGATCCGGCAAAGTTCTTCCGCACGCTGGAGGCGCTCGGCGCGGACATCTGCGTGCGCCGCGAATTCGGCGACCACCAGCATCTGCAGGACGACGAAATCGCCGACCTTCTGGATCACGCGGAGGCGAACGGCTACCTGCTCGCCACCACGTCGAAGGATCATGTCCGGCTGGCGGGACACCATGGCCGCGCGCATGAACTCGCCGAGAAGAGCCATGTCGTCGATATCGAACTGGTGTTCGACGATCAGCGTGCGCCCGGCAAGATCATCGACCAGACCTTCGTCAACTTCCGCAAGCGGCGGCTGGCGGAGACGGAGGCCGAACGGCGCGCCGAGATGAAGAAGGCGGAGGAGGCGAAGAAGCCTTCTAAGCTTTCGAAGCGCTGA
- the waaA gene encoding lipid IV(A) 3-deoxy-D-manno-octulosonic acid transferase — protein sequence MTALLARMFLSAYHLAGSVAYPVMGPYLSYRARKGKEDAARRTERYGFASAPRPQGPLVWCHAASVGETLAIIPLIRELRRRDIHVVLTSGTTTSAALIASRLKDEVIHQYVPLDMKPAVRRFLDYWHPDAALVAESEIWPVICTELKRRHIPQILINARISDRSFDRWRRRPAIAELLFEGISLAIAQSDLDAERYHDLGVQNVIVSGNLKVDTDAPPVNEQLFETYSAQIGGRKTWAAISTFDGEEAAAADVHLAIRPRNNQLSIIVPRHPDRADAVEAMLTAKGLTVARRSRNDVITPQTDVFLGDTIGEMGLYLRLTQVTFVGRSLYAEGGQNPLEPAMLGSAVLSGAHVQNFRDAYQQLVKAGGARLVRDTEMLTKAVNYLLNNEPARQKMIEAGHETVQRMRGALPATIKGLTPYITPLAVQARLMPRAS from the coding sequence ATGACGGCACTCTTGGCCCGCATGTTCCTGTCCGCGTATCATCTGGCAGGCTCGGTCGCCTATCCGGTGATGGGTCCCTATCTTTCCTATCGCGCCCGCAAGGGCAAGGAAGACGCAGCCCGTCGCACGGAACGCTATGGCTTTGCCAGCGCGCCCCGGCCGCAAGGTCCGCTCGTCTGGTGCCATGCCGCGAGCGTCGGCGAGACGCTGGCCATCATTCCGCTGATCCGCGAACTGCGCCGCCGCGACATTCACGTGGTGCTGACGTCGGGAACGACGACGTCTGCGGCGCTGATCGCTAGCCGGCTGAAGGACGAGGTCATCCATCAATATGTGCCGCTCGACATGAAGCCGGCCGTGCGCCGCTTCCTCGACTACTGGCACCCCGACGCCGCACTGGTTGCCGAGTCCGAAATCTGGCCGGTGATCTGCACGGAACTCAAGCGCCGCCACATCCCGCAGATCCTCATCAACGCCCGCATATCCGACCGCTCCTTCGATCGCTGGAGACGCCGTCCGGCGATCGCCGAACTCTTGTTCGAGGGCATTTCCCTGGCAATCGCCCAGTCGGACCTCGATGCCGAGCGCTATCATGATCTTGGCGTCCAGAACGTCATCGTCTCCGGCAACCTCAAGGTCGACACCGATGCGCCGCCGGTCAACGAGCAACTGTTCGAGACCTACAGCGCGCAGATCGGCGGCCGGAAGACATGGGCCGCGATCTCCACATTCGACGGCGAGGAAGCCGCCGCCGCCGACGTGCATCTGGCCATTCGCCCGCGAAACAATCAGCTGTCGATCATCGTGCCACGCCATCCCGATCGCGCCGATGCGGTCGAGGCCATGCTCACGGCCAAGGGCCTGACGGTTGCCCGCCGCAGCCGCAATGACGTGATCACGCCGCAGACCGATGTCTTCCTCGGCGACACGATCGGTGAGATGGGTCTCTATCTGCGCCTCACGCAGGTGACCTTCGTCGGTCGCTCGCTCTATGCCGAGGGCGGCCAGAATCCGCTGGAACCGGCCATGCTCGGCAGCGCGGTGCTCTCGGGCGCCCATGTGCAGAATTTCCGCGACGCCTACCAGCAGCTCGTCAAGGCCGGCGGCGCCCGCCTCGTGCGCGACACTGAGATGCTGACGAAGGCGGTCAACTACCTTTTGAACAACGAGCCGGCGCGCCAGAAGATGATCGAGGCCGGCCACGAGACGGTGCAGCGCATGCGCGGCGCCTTGCCGGCGACGATCAAGGGGCTGACGCCCTACATCACGCCGCTTGCCGTGCAGGCCCGGCTGATGCCGCGCGCCAGCTGA
- a CDS encoding DUF4170 domain-containing protein, whose protein sequence is MAETENKKQLLHLVFGGELDNLQDVQFRNLDDLDIVGIFPDYATALTAWKAKAQATVDNAHMRYFIVHMHRLLDPALPK, encoded by the coding sequence ATGGCAGAAACGGAAAACAAAAAGCAGCTCCTGCATCTCGTCTTCGGCGGCGAGCTCGACAACCTTCAGGACGTTCAGTTCCGCAATCTCGACGACCTCGACATCGTCGGAATTTTCCCGGACTACGCCACAGCGCTGACCGCCTGGAAGGCCAAGGCTCAGGCGACCGTGGACAACGCCCACATGCGCTACTTCATCGTGCACATGCACCGCCTTCTCGATCCCGCGTTGCCAAAGTGA
- a CDS encoding HAD family hydrolase: MKDIAGILFDKDGTLLDYDQSWLPVNRELARIASRDDADLADHLLRACGMDPVTGAIVPDSLLAAGNTHEITEGLIAAGSPVPADELIRKLDALFADATAFSVPVTDLAAFFAELHGRGLKLGIASSDNERSIRNLTERFGFARHVDFIAGYDSGFGCKPAPGMLLGFCEAMGIAPANVAMIGDNNHDMMMGINAGAGLKIGVLTGTGSRESLSAAADFCLASIVDILDLLPAKEPA; this comes from the coding sequence ATGAAGGACATTGCCGGAATTCTGTTCGACAAGGACGGCACGCTGCTCGACTATGACCAGAGCTGGCTGCCGGTAAATCGCGAGCTTGCCCGCATCGCCTCGCGCGACGACGCCGATCTTGCGGACCACCTGCTGCGCGCCTGCGGCATGGACCCGGTGACCGGGGCGATCGTGCCGGACAGCCTGCTCGCCGCCGGCAACACCCATGAGATCACGGAAGGCCTGATCGCCGCCGGATCTCCGGTGCCGGCCGACGAACTCATCCGCAAGCTGGACGCCCTGTTTGCCGACGCCACCGCCTTTTCGGTGCCCGTCACGGATCTCGCCGCCTTCTTTGCGGAACTGCATGGTCGCGGCCTGAAGCTCGGCATCGCTTCGAGCGACAACGAGCGCTCCATCCGCAATCTGACCGAACGCTTCGGCTTCGCCCGCCACGTCGATTTCATCGCCGGCTACGACAGTGGCTTTGGCTGCAAGCCGGCGCCCGGAATGCTCCTCGGCTTCTGCGAGGCGATGGGCATCGCGCCCGCCAATGTGGCGATGATCGGCGACAACAATCACGACATGATGATGGGCATCAATGCCGGTGCCGGCCTGAAGATCGGCGTGCTGACGGGCACGGGATCACGCGAGTCCCTGTCTGCCGCCGCCGACTTCTGCCTTGCGAGCATCGTCGACATTCTCGATCTCCTGCCGGCAAAAGAACCGGCCTGA